From one Candidatus Parcubacteria bacterium genomic stretch:
- a CDS encoding O-antigen ligase family protein, producing MNRYLRYALLTGLFAVPFISFIVTPSLFFPYITGKNFAFRALIEIMLALWAVLALRDVTYRPRFSAIAASFGALVLTMGISTIFAENPAKSFWSNFERMEGYITLLHLGAYFLVLGAVLNREALWERWFQTSLVANALMCGYAFLQYFGAVGISQSADRLDGTFGNATYLAVYTLFHIFLAAFLFLRHKGGAWVRYAYGAVALLNIFVLYNTGTRGSMLGLIAGVGFAALLIALFERDNRMLRRVAIGSIVSILVLVGAFLALKETALVQKSSVLQRFASISLTEGTVKARFLVWNMAFQGFKENPVFGWGQENFNYVFNKYYDPKMYDQEQWFDRTHNVFFDWLIAGGALGLLGYLALFAAALYALFRRINLPFTERAVLAGMLLAYFVHNLFVFDNLISYLYFVAFLAYLHERSLPASDTRSASPETGYRYQVAVSAIVLAAFASLYFFNVRPILASNLLIKAISPQADPATNISYFKKALAYGSFGDQEIREQLSQGTSALRNANIALPVKQEFFDLARTEYVKMIGEVPNDARHPLFLGAMLNNYGSHEEAVPYLERAHELSPRKQTILFEIGSNYLNAKDFPKAVAAFKEAYELEPGFRDARIIYAMGLIYAGDNATATKVLTEGFGTPFVGDDRLVKAYGDTQQYGKMLELVKLRIQANPDAQGYLTLAAAYCQASQGTNAVAALKKLIEIAPSYKDQATYYITEIQAGRECK from the coding sequence ATGAATCGCTACCTTCGTTACGCTCTCCTTACCGGACTCTTTGCCGTACCGTTCATCTCCTTCATCGTCACTCCCTCGCTCTTCTTCCCGTACATCACTGGTAAGAATTTCGCTTTCCGCGCTCTTATAGAGATCATGCTCGCGCTCTGGGCGGTGCTCGCGCTTCGCGATGTCACGTACCGTCCGCGCTTCTCCGCTATCGCGGCTTCTTTCGGCGCTCTCGTCCTCACTATGGGTATCTCCACTATCTTCGCGGAGAATCCCGCCAAGAGTTTTTGGAGTAACTTCGAGCGCATGGAGGGCTACATCACTCTCCTCCATCTCGGCGCCTACTTCCTGGTGCTTGGAGCGGTGCTTAATCGTGAGGCTCTTTGGGAGAGATGGTTCCAGACGTCGCTTGTCGCGAACGCGCTCATGTGCGGCTACGCATTCCTCCAGTATTTTGGTGCAGTGGGGATCAGTCAGAGCGCGGATCGTCTCGATGGTACCTTCGGTAATGCCACCTACCTCGCGGTCTACACACTCTTTCATATCTTCCTTGCAGCCTTCCTCTTCCTGCGTCACAAGGGTGGTGCCTGGGTGCGCTACGCCTATGGCGCCGTCGCTCTCCTCAATATCTTCGTGCTCTACAACACTGGCACCCGCGGCTCCATGCTTGGCCTTATCGCTGGTGTAGGTTTCGCGGCGCTCCTCATCGCGCTCTTTGAACGCGACAACCGCATGCTGCGTCGTGTTGCTATCGGTTCCATCGTCAGCATCCTCGTCTTGGTAGGTGCTTTCTTAGCCCTTAAGGAAACAGCTCTTGTCCAGAAGAGCAGTGTCCTCCAGCGCTTCGCTTCCATCTCTCTCACGGAGGGTACGGTTAAGGCCCGCTTCCTGGTCTGGAACATGGCCTTCCAAGGCTTCAAGGAGAATCCGGTCTTCGGCTGGGGTCAGGAGAATTTCAATTACGTCTTCAACAAGTACTACGATCCCAAGATGTACGACCAGGAGCAGTGGTTTGATCGTACGCACAATGTGTTCTTCGACTGGCTCATCGCCGGAGGCGCTCTCGGTCTCCTCGGCTATCTCGCCCTCTTCGCCGCTGCGCTCTATGCGCTCTTCCGCAGGATCAATCTCCCGTTCACCGAACGTGCGGTGCTTGCAGGTATGCTTCTCGCATATTTCGTGCACAACCTCTTTGTGTTCGACAACCTGATCAGCTATCTCTACTTCGTCGCCTTTCTCGCATATCTCCATGAGCGCAGCCTGCCGGCTTCTGATACTCGCTCGGCTTCTCCGGAGACAGGGTATCGCTACCAGGTGGCAGTCTCTGCGATCGTACTCGCAGCGTTTGCTTCACTCTACTTCTTCAATGTGCGGCCGATACTCGCGAGCAATCTACTGATTAAGGCTATCTCTCCTCAGGCGGATCCGGCCACTAATATCAGCTACTTCAAGAAGGCGCTCGCCTACGGAAGCTTCGGCGACCAGGAGATCCGCGAACAGCTCTCTCAGGGCACTAGCGCGCTTAGGAACGCCAATATCGCGCTTCCGGTGAAGCAGGAGTTCTTCGACCTCGCCCGTACCGAATATGTGAAGATGATCGGTGAAGTACCGAACGATGCCCGCCACCCACTCTTCCTCGGGGCTATGCTTAACAACTATGGATCCCACGAAGAAGCCGTTCCCTACCTGGAGCGTGCCCATGAACTCTCTCCGCGCAAGCAGACCATCCTCTTTGAAATCGGTTCGAACTATCTCAACGCTAAGGACTTCCCGAAAGCGGTCGCTGCCTTCAAGGAGGCGTATGAGCTCGAGCCTGGCTTTAGAGACGCCCGCATCATCTACGCCATGGGTCTTATCTATGCGGGGGACAATGCGACCGCGACCAAGGTCCTTACCGAGGGCTTCGGTACCCCGTTCGTAGGAGATGACCGCCTGGTGAAAGCGTATGGAGACACGCAGCAGTACGGGAAGATGCTCGAATTGGTGAAGCTCCGCATCCAAGCGAATCCCGATGCGCAAGGCTACCTCACGCTCGCCGCTGCCTACTGCCAGGCTTCCCAGGGGACGAATGCGGTAGCGGCTCTCAAGAAGCTTATCGAGATCGCACCGAGCTACAAAGATCAGGCGACCTACTACATCACCGAGATTCAGGCGGGTAGGGAGTGTAAATAG
- a CDS encoding glycosyltransferase family 9 protein, protein MIFLTRVQNGLLALAASFVYLFRRKKAGDPQRILVIQGAKMGDMVCTTPLFRAIKERYPRCALYVMGNALNKELLAGNPHINEYLVRPPGLSALIESISKIQPDAAILPGPDNESLQALLFARVSQVIVPRIENGWSPYETLSYRFLARSVDTAPHHMGSYAPREYLRLLEPLGIFSEDTRKELYVSEEATTHAKYMLEVPGVSGEKLIGIAPGVGNKAKVWGGARFAEVAQALGERPGRRIVLIGGAGDAEEVRAMRSALPSSLPLIDLSNKLSLEELKAVIGELSLFISVDTGPIYIAEAFGIPTVDIVGPMDENEQPPQGVKHRVVVPQRERPMLHIMNAAVFNLEEARRQAEAVTPKEVIREAEALL, encoded by the coding sequence GCATCCTGGTGATCCAGGGAGCCAAGATGGGAGATATGGTCTGCACGACGCCGCTCTTCCGTGCGATCAAGGAGCGTTATCCGAGATGCGCACTGTATGTGATGGGGAATGCGCTGAATAAAGAACTTCTCGCTGGGAATCCTCACATCAATGAATATCTGGTCCGTCCGCCGGGTCTCTCTGCTCTCATAGAGTCTATTTCAAAGATACAGCCGGACGCAGCTATTCTGCCCGGCCCCGACAACGAGTCGCTCCAAGCTCTTCTTTTCGCACGTGTATCTCAGGTCATCGTGCCGCGTATCGAGAACGGCTGGTCGCCGTATGAGACCCTCTCATATCGCTTCCTCGCGCGTTCCGTGGATACGGCGCCGCACCATATGGGCTCCTACGCTCCGCGAGAATATCTGCGTCTGCTTGAACCGCTCGGTATATTTTCTGAGGATACGCGCAAAGAACTATATGTATCTGAAGAAGCGACTACTCATGCCAAGTACATGCTCGAGGTTCCCGGGGTGAGCGGCGAGAAGCTTATAGGAATCGCTCCCGGAGTAGGGAACAAGGCCAAGGTCTGGGGAGGCGCGCGTTTCGCGGAGGTCGCTCAGGCGCTCGGAGAACGCCCGGGCAGACGCATCGTCCTCATCGGAGGAGCGGGGGACGCAGAGGAAGTCCGGGCGATGCGCTCCGCTCTTCCCTCATCTCTTCCTCTTATTGATCTTTCAAACAAGCTTTCGCTCGAAGAGCTGAAGGCGGTCATCGGGGAACTCTCGCTCTTCATCAGTGTCGACACTGGTCCGATCTATATCGCAGAGGCGTTCGGCATCCCTACGGTAGATATCGTGGGTCCCATGGATGAGAATGAGCAGCCGCCGCAGGGTGTGAAGCATCGGGTGGTGGTGCCGCAGCGGGAGCGGCCGATGCTTCATATCATGAACGCTGCTGTATTTAATTTGGAGGAGGCTCGCCGACAGGCGGAAGCTGTTACCCCCAAAGAAGTTATCCGAGAAGCCGAGGCTTTGCTTTAA